A part of Bacillus thuringiensis genomic DNA contains:
- a CDS encoding GlsB/YeaQ/YmgE family stress response membrane protein, with protein MGWIITLIVGAIIGAIASSITGKNFPGGMFGNIIAGLLGASLGSRLFGSFGPSFGGIHVVPALLGAIVLIFIVSFVVKAARK; from the coding sequence ATGGGATGGATTATCACATTAATAGTTGGTGCTATTATAGGTGCAATTGCAAGTTCTATAACGGGTAAAAATTTTCCGGGTGGTATGTTTGGAAATATTATCGCAGGTTTATTAGGTGCTTCGTTAGGCAGTAGATTATTTGGATCTTTTGGGCCATCATTTGGTGGAATTCATGTTGTGCCAGCATTATTAGGAGCAATCGTGTTAATTTTTATTGTATCATTTGTAGTGAAAGCTGCAAGGAAATAA
- a CDS encoding AI-2E family transporter has translation MEKVNIRKRDKLKQFFREHNYLAVLLGFALLFINILLLTKISFVFTPFIVFLKTIFFPVLLAGVLFYILHPFVSLLEKKGVSRIVSIASIYIIVLGLFVFLVVTVIPIIKDQIDALIDNLPYFGHEIERAARRFGESNLLGKIQENLNIDVASMVKDYTVDFTKSLSSVTGNVTGFLSTVTEVVLTFVMVPFILFYLLKDGEQLPNHFLKFISEQRHPAAKSILDDMHYAISSYIRGQIIVSLFIGIMLLIGYLIIGIKYAVLLAILAMIVNIVPYVGPIIAITPALIIAFIDSPGMVLKVIIVMMIVQLAEGKFISPQVMGKKLDIHPITIIFIILTAGNLFGIMGIILAIPGYAILKVLVTHGYRFVKLNT, from the coding sequence TTGGAGAAAGTAAATATAAGAAAAAGAGATAAGCTGAAACAGTTTTTTAGAGAACACAATTATTTAGCAGTGCTACTTGGATTTGCATTATTGTTCATTAATATTTTATTGCTAACGAAAATTTCTTTTGTGTTTACTCCGTTTATCGTCTTTTTAAAAACAATTTTCTTCCCGGTATTATTAGCGGGTGTACTATTTTATATTTTGCATCCATTCGTTTCGCTTTTAGAAAAGAAAGGTGTTTCAAGAATCGTATCAATCGCTTCTATATATATAATAGTACTAGGATTATTTGTGTTTTTAGTTGTAACAGTAATCCCGATTATTAAAGATCAAATTGATGCATTAATAGATAACTTACCGTATTTCGGTCATGAAATCGAACGAGCAGCACGTAGATTTGGAGAAAGTAATTTACTAGGAAAAATTCAGGAGAATTTAAATATTGATGTAGCGAGTATGGTAAAAGACTATACAGTTGATTTTACGAAGTCATTATCATCAGTAACTGGGAATGTAACTGGATTTTTAAGCACTGTTACAGAAGTGGTTTTAACGTTTGTAATGGTTCCATTTATATTGTTCTATCTTTTAAAAGATGGTGAGCAATTGCCGAATCACTTTTTAAAGTTTATTTCAGAACAAAGACACCCAGCAGCTAAGAGTATACTAGACGATATGCATTATGCGATTAGTTCGTATATTAGAGGACAAATTATCGTTAGTTTGTTTATCGGTATTATGCTATTAATCGGTTACCTTATTATTGGTATTAAATATGCAGTACTGCTTGCTATTTTAGCGATGATTGTCAATATCGTTCCGTACGTAGGACCAATTATTGCAATTACACCAGCGTTAATTATCGCATTTATTGACTCGCCAGGAATGGTTTTAAAGGTAATTATCGTAATGATGATTGTACAATTAGCGGAAGGTAAATTTATTTCTCCGCAAGTCATGGGGAAAAAGCTAGATATTCATCCGATTACAATCATATTTATTATTTTAACTGCTGGAAACTTATTCGGGATTATGGGCATTATTTTAGCGATCCCAGGATATGCGATATTAAAAGTGTTAGTTACGCATGGTTATAGATTTGTTAAGTTGAATACGTGA
- a CDS encoding collagen-like protein, whose protein sequence is MRHHRKCKKFGVALPLPLIGATGPTGNSGPTGPTGGHEGPVGPPGITGPRGATGPQGPQGIEGIQGPRGTTGAQGIQGAIGDTGERGVTGPVGLQGPQGLIGNQGPTGDIGVQGLEGIQGVIGPAGSQGIQGAQGIQGEIGERGQTGAQGMQGVVGEAGITGVTGPQGPQGAQGIQGENGTTGIQGEEGQPGIQGITGEQGHQGDQGIQGVTGPTGSPGIQGSQGISGIKGITGVIGPQGPQGVQGIQGTNGSTGFQGAKGVRGITGATGSVGMQGLEGPRGAPTGTTGPIGPSSGVTGPSGPPGPPGGPTGPTGETGAQGVTGGTGAIGTQGLQGITGPTGAQGVRGAQGSQGVVGVAGVQGAQGSQGNQGITGATGVEGPQGIQGPQGEIGPTGAEGSKGVQGIQGVTGPTGAQGIQGLQGILGPTGTTGAAGVQGAQGIQGATGPAGAQGIQGTQGIRGETGAAGVQGIQGVQGIQGTTGLTGPQGAQGPQGVQGIIGPTGAIGLQGPQGIQGIVGPTGAQGIRGPQGNLGENGITGPQGVQGAQGIEGPEGPQGNVGITGVTGATGSTGETGATGAQGIQGVQGIMGIQGSTGMTGPTGATGVTGIQGSQGIQGIQGATGVSGVTGVSGSVGPAGLQGSQGPIGDVGPTGATGSIGAIGSLGIVGATGATGLPSGGGYFFSTSTSAIAANALIPINSGSTVFGSGVSLTNATTVTLSTPGIYLVSYYFQGDPTSGNETISVRLTLNGTQVTGSFIFYVTAGFVLEPAISNTMVIEVTSPNSTLSLQNGPLAIGHVTTLSGVITASLNVLKIV, encoded by the coding sequence GTGCGTCATCATAGAAAGTGCAAAAAATTTGGAGTGGCACTGCCTCTTCCGCTTATAGGAGCAACTGGCCCTACTGGTAATAGTGGCCCAACTGGTCCAACTGGAGGGCATGAAGGTCCGGTCGGGCCTCCAGGAATCACTGGACCTAGAGGAGCAACTGGTCCACAAGGTCCTCAAGGTATTGAGGGAATACAAGGTCCACGAGGGACAACAGGAGCTCAAGGAATACAAGGTGCCATTGGTGATACTGGAGAGCGAGGTGTAACTGGTCCAGTTGGCTTACAAGGTCCTCAAGGATTAATTGGAAACCAAGGTCCAACAGGTGATATTGGAGTACAAGGATTAGAAGGGATACAAGGAGTAATTGGTCCTGCCGGTAGTCAAGGTATACAAGGCGCCCAAGGAATACAAGGAGAAATAGGCGAACGAGGACAAACGGGAGCCCAAGGAATGCAAGGCGTGGTAGGTGAAGCTGGTATTACAGGTGTAACAGGCCCTCAAGGTCCCCAAGGAGCGCAAGGAATACAAGGAGAGAATGGAACTACAGGTATACAAGGAGAAGAAGGCCAACCAGGAATACAAGGAATTACTGGAGAACAAGGACACCAAGGCGATCAAGGGATACAAGGTGTAACTGGCCCAACTGGTTCTCCTGGAATACAAGGATCTCAAGGTATAAGTGGAATAAAGGGGATAACAGGTGTAATAGGTCCTCAAGGTCCACAAGGTGTTCAAGGAATACAAGGAACAAACGGATCCACAGGTTTTCAAGGAGCAAAAGGAGTACGAGGGATAACAGGAGCAACTGGAAGTGTTGGTATGCAAGGACTAGAAGGCCCTCGGGGTGCTCCGACGGGAACAACCGGCCCAATTGGTCCATCTAGTGGAGTGACTGGTCCATCGGGTCCACCCGGTCCGCCTGGGGGGCCAACAGGTCCAACGGGCGAAACTGGTGCACAGGGTGTAACTGGGGGAACTGGTGCAATAGGAACGCAAGGGTTACAAGGTATAACTGGTCCCACTGGTGCTCAAGGTGTAAGGGGAGCACAAGGTTCTCAAGGTGTAGTTGGTGTAGCTGGCGTACAAGGTGCACAAGGTTCTCAAGGTAACCAAGGAATAACAGGAGCAACCGGTGTAGAAGGTCCTCAAGGAATACAAGGTCCGCAGGGAGAAATTGGTCCAACTGGTGCAGAAGGTTCTAAAGGTGTGCAAGGAATACAAGGGGTAACGGGTCCAACAGGAGCACAAGGAATACAAGGGTTACAAGGAATACTAGGTCCGACAGGCACAACAGGAGCGGCAGGAGTTCAAGGTGCACAAGGAATCCAAGGAGCAACCGGTCCAGCAGGAGCACAAGGAATACAAGGTACGCAAGGAATCCGAGGAGAAACAGGGGCAGCTGGAGTACAAGGAATACAAGGAGTTCAAGGGATACAAGGGACAACGGGATTGACAGGTCCGCAAGGTGCACAAGGTCCTCAAGGTGTGCAAGGAATAATAGGACCGACTGGAGCTATTGGTTTGCAAGGCCCTCAAGGAATACAAGGTATAGTAGGTCCAACAGGAGCGCAAGGAATTAGAGGTCCTCAAGGGAATTTAGGAGAAAACGGGATAACAGGTCCCCAAGGAGTGCAAGGTGCGCAAGGTATTGAGGGACCCGAGGGACCACAAGGAAATGTTGGGATTACGGGTGTAACTGGAGCAACAGGATCGACAGGAGAAACAGGAGCGACTGGGGCACAAGGTATACAAGGCGTTCAAGGGATTATGGGGATACAAGGAAGTACAGGAATGACAGGACCTACCGGTGCAACGGGGGTAACCGGGATACAAGGTTCTCAAGGTATTCAAGGTATACAAGGCGCAACTGGAGTAAGTGGAGTGACAGGGGTTAGCGGTAGTGTAGGGCCAGCCGGATTGCAAGGTAGTCAAGGGCCGATTGGGGATGTGGGACCAACAGGCGCAACTGGTAGTATAGGGGCTATAGGTTCCTTAGGGATAGTAGGTGCAACAGGGGCGACTGGCTTACCTAGCGGTGGCGGTTATTTCTTTTCTACTTCAACGAGTGCAATTGCAGCTAATGCGTTAATACCAATTAATTCCGGGTCTACAGTTTTTGGTTCTGGTGTCAGTTTAACAAATGCAACAACTGTAACGTTAAGTACGCCGGGAATATATTTAGTAAGTTATTATTTTCAGGGGGATCCGACTTCTGGAAATGAAACGATTTCAGTGAGGTTGACGTTAAACGGAACACAAGTCACAGGGAGTTTTATTTTTTATGTTACAGCAGGTTTTGTATTGGAACCAGCGATTTCTAATACGATGGTAATTGAAGTTACTTCTCCAAATTCCACCTTGTCATTACAAAATGGCCCATTAGCTATTGGGCATGTAACGACATTATCTGGTGTGATAACAGCTAGTTTAAATGTATTAAAAATAGTTTGA
- a CDS encoding DUF3923 family protein: MKKRWISWWMGNIFWIIAFGILAAIIWLREVEGVTQTPGIKSISLIVLLIAFIIPIFIQVVWLIINLRMSKKNKYTI; this comes from the coding sequence ATGAAAAAACGATGGATTTCTTGGTGGATGGGTAACATATTTTGGATTATAGCTTTCGGGATATTGGCAGCTATCATTTGGCTAAGAGAAGTTGAAGGTGTTACTCAAACACCCGGAATTAAATCCATATCACTTATCGTTTTATTAATCGCATTTATCATACCGATATTTATTCAAGTCGTATGGCTAATCATTAATTTGAGGATGAGTAAAAAAAATAAGTATACGATTTAG
- a CDS encoding maltose acetyltransferase domain-containing protein: MKTEKEKMVAGEMYMPDDEELVADRTEAKRLTRLYNEAIETGDEQHFTLLNQLLGSSADGKPHVNPDFRCDYGYNIHVGKSFFANFNCVILDVCEVRIGDNCMFAPCVHIYTATHPLHPVERNSGKEYGKPVKIGNNVWVGGGAIINPGISIGDNVVIASGAVVTKDVPHNVVVGGNPAKVIKVIDE, encoded by the coding sequence ATGAAAACGGAGAAAGAAAAGATGGTGGCAGGAGAAATGTATATGCCAGATGATGAAGAGCTAGTAGCTGATAGGACTGAAGCAAAACGTTTAACACGCCTTTATAACGAGGCGATAGAGACAGGAGATGAACAACATTTTACGTTATTAAATCAGCTTTTAGGTTCTTCAGCTGACGGAAAACCCCACGTTAATCCTGATTTTCGTTGTGATTACGGCTACAACATTCATGTTGGAAAGAGCTTTTTCGCAAATTTCAATTGTGTGATTTTGGACGTTTGTGAAGTGCGAATCGGTGATAATTGTATGTTTGCACCTTGTGTCCACATTTATACTGCTACGCATCCGTTGCATCCAGTTGAACGGAACTCCGGCAAAGAATATGGCAAGCCTGTAAAAATAGGTAACAATGTTTGGGTTGGCGGTGGAGCTATTATTAACCCTGGTATTTCAATTGGTGATAATGTTGTAATTGCCTCAGGGGCAGTTGTAACAAAAGATGTACCTCATAATGTAGTAGTTGGTGGTAATCCAGCTAAAGTTATTAAAGTGATAGACGAATAA
- a CDS encoding BC_3345 family exosporium-associated protein, translating into MLVRDQDKCSKFQAPIPFPASGITGPTGPTGPTGSLGGPTGPQGIQGVQGPIGPTGPTGIQGVQGVQGEIGPAGPTGLTGPQGSQGSQGPMGEQGSQGIQGVQGIQGERGPTGPTGIQGIQGIPGLIGPTGPTGIQGIQGIQGENGSTGPTGIQGIQGVQGEIGPTGPTGNTGIQGVQGNLGGSGLQGVTGIQGIQGEIGPTGPTGSQGIQGEQGPMGPTGATGVQGLQGPQGEMGLTGPTGSQGIQGVQGVIGPTGATGLQGDPGPTGSTGQAGVTGPTGSATGPTGATGPTGPPGGPTGPTGPAGSPGGPTGPTGATGATGVTGATGATGIQGVQGIQGPTGVTGLTGLQGVQGPVGATGPTGDQGIQGPQGIQGVTGPTGPQGLQGIQGPIGPTGATGPQGVQGAQGPIGQAGPQGIQGIQGEQGVMGATGPTGLQGLQGIQGPIGQAGPQGVQGVQGPSGITGPTGPQGIQGIQGPQGGIGPTGATGIQGVQGPEGPTGPTGATGPQGIQGIQGIQGPTGPQGIQGLQGIQGPIGQAGPTGPQGIQGITGSTGATGLTGATGPTGVTGPQGIQGIQGPQGVTGQAGATGPTGVTGPQGIQGIQGPQGITGPTGATGVTGITGPQGIQGIQGPQGVTGATGATGATGATGATGPTGIQGIQGIAGATGETGVTGPTGATGPTGLTGATGSSAISTGGGYFFSTSTSTIAANANIPINSGSTVYGTGVSLTSATTVTVSTPGIYLVSYYFQGDANAGNETVSVRLLLNGAQLTGSFIQNVTTSTVVIEPAISNTLLVNVTSANSTLVLQNGPLGVGHVTTIAGAITASLNVVRIL; encoded by the coding sequence ATGCTTGTGAGGGATCAAGATAAGTGTAGTAAGTTTCAAGCACCTATTCCTTTTCCGGCGTCAGGTATTACGGGACCGACTGGTCCAACGGGTCCGACAGGTTCTTTAGGTGGACCGACTGGCCCGCAAGGAATACAGGGCGTACAAGGTCCAATCGGTCCAACTGGTCCAACAGGAATTCAAGGAGTACAAGGGGTACAGGGAGAAATTGGTCCAGCCGGTCCAACCGGTTTAACAGGACCACAAGGGTCTCAAGGTAGTCAAGGACCGATGGGGGAACAAGGTTCACAAGGAATTCAAGGTGTTCAAGGTATTCAAGGCGAAAGAGGTCCGACGGGTCCAACAGGTATTCAAGGGATACAAGGAATACCTGGCCTAATCGGTCCAACTGGTCCAACAGGAATACAAGGCATACAGGGAATACAAGGTGAAAACGGCTCGACGGGTCCAACGGGAATACAAGGTATACAAGGCGTGCAAGGTGAAATAGGGCCGACTGGCCCAACAGGAAATACGGGTATACAAGGTGTTCAAGGAAATTTAGGGGGTAGTGGTTTACAAGGTGTAACAGGAATACAAGGTATTCAAGGTGAAATAGGTCCAACAGGTCCAACAGGTTCACAAGGAATTCAAGGGGAACAAGGGCCAATGGGCCCAACAGGTGCAACTGGTGTTCAAGGTTTACAAGGTCCACAAGGTGAGATGGGTCTAACCGGTCCAACAGGTTCTCAGGGTATACAAGGAGTGCAAGGCGTAATAGGCCCAACAGGTGCAACCGGCTTGCAAGGGGATCCAGGCCCAACAGGATCGACAGGTCAAGCGGGAGTAACAGGTCCGACTGGATCTGCAACGGGTCCAACTGGAGCAACGGGTCCAACAGGTCCGCCAGGAGGTCCAACAGGTCCAACGGGTCCAGCAGGATCACCGGGAGGTCCAACAGGTCCGACTGGAGCAACAGGGGCAACAGGGGTGACCGGGGCAACAGGAGCGACTGGAATACAAGGAGTGCAAGGAATACAGGGACCGACAGGGGTAACTGGTTTAACAGGTTTGCAAGGCGTACAGGGGCCAGTGGGGGCAACGGGTCCAACGGGCGATCAAGGCATTCAAGGTCCACAAGGAATACAAGGAGTAACCGGTCCGACTGGTCCACAGGGGCTACAAGGAATCCAAGGTCCAATCGGTCCAACCGGTGCGACTGGTCCACAAGGAGTACAAGGGGCACAAGGTCCAATTGGGCAGGCAGGCCCGCAAGGAATACAAGGAATACAAGGTGAGCAGGGAGTAATGGGAGCAACTGGACCAACAGGCTTACAAGGTCTTCAAGGAATTCAAGGTCCAATTGGGCAGGCTGGTCCTCAAGGAGTGCAAGGCGTACAAGGTCCAAGTGGTATAACCGGTCCAACAGGTCCTCAAGGGATACAAGGAATTCAGGGTCCACAAGGAGGTATAGGTCCAACCGGTGCGACTGGAATTCAAGGAGTGCAAGGTCCAGAGGGGCCAACAGGTCCAACCGGTGCGACAGGCCCGCAAGGAATTCAGGGAATACAAGGGATACAAGGTCCAACAGGTCCACAGGGAATTCAAGGTCTGCAAGGAATTCAAGGTCCGATTGGGCAGGCAGGCCCAACTGGACCTCAAGGAATCCAAGGAATAACCGGATCAACAGGGGCAACCGGTCTAACAGGGGCAACCGGCCCTACGGGAGTAACAGGTCCACAAGGAATCCAAGGAATACAGGGTCCGCAAGGGGTAACGGGGCAGGCGGGAGCGACCGGCCCTACGGGAGTAACAGGTCCACAAGGAATCCAAGGAATCCAAGGTCCACAGGGGATAACGGGTCCGACGGGAGCAACTGGAGTTACTGGAATAACAGGCCCACAAGGAATCCAAGGAATTCAAGGTCCACAAGGTGTGACTGGAGCAACCGGAGCAACCGGAGCGACTGGAGCGACTGGTGCAACAGGACCGACAGGAATACAAGGCATACAAGGAATAGCTGGAGCAACAGGGGAAACGGGAGTAACAGGCCCAACAGGTGCCACGGGTCCAACCGGCTTAACAGGTGCAACTGGATCATCTGCAATATCAACTGGTGGCGGCTATTTCTTCTCTACCTCAACAAGTACAATTGCAGCAAATGCCAACATTCCAATTAATTCGGGATCCACTGTATATGGAACTGGTGTATCTTTAACTAGTGCTACAACTGTTACAGTATCCACGCCAGGAATATATTTAGTAAGCTACTATTTCCAAGGGGATGCAAATGCTGGGAATGAGACAGTATCTGTCAGATTACTATTAAATGGAGCTCAACTAACAGGGAGTTTTATACAAAACGTAACGACATCAACTGTAGTAATCGAGCCAGCCATTTCAAATACACTTCTTGTGAATGTAACGAGTGCTAATTCAACATTAGTACTACAAAATGGCCCGTTAGGTGTAGGGCATGTGACTACTATAGCAGGCGCGATTACGGCAAGTTTAAATGTAGTGAGAATATTATAA
- a CDS encoding class I SAM-dependent methyltransferase, with amino-acid sequence MESTQMLALNKKCWDTVAPYFFQVDCLPKYGPYTASEDEIHLFDSIRDKKVLDIGCGSGHSLRYMAEHGAEEVWGLDLSSEQIKTANETLKCWNPKLVCGAMEEEGDIPKGYFDIVYSIYALGWTSNLRKTLELIYSYVKPGGSFIFSWEHPVYSNLQYGTEELLLKSSYHEETPITFETFKGEDVQATLYKRKMSTYINELNRVGFTIERIEEPEPSRIFDEETAEPSTKYYSLYKARMVPTTFIIKARK; translated from the coding sequence ATGGAAAGTACACAAATGTTAGCTTTAAATAAAAAGTGTTGGGATACAGTTGCACCATATTTCTTTCAAGTGGATTGTTTACCGAAATATGGTCCGTATACAGCGTCTGAAGATGAGATTCATTTGTTCGATTCAATTAGAGATAAAAAGGTTCTTGATATTGGATGTGGAAGTGGGCATTCGTTGCGATATATGGCGGAACATGGGGCAGAGGAAGTATGGGGGCTTGATCTTTCAAGTGAACAAATTAAAACAGCGAATGAAACGTTAAAGTGTTGGAATCCAAAGTTAGTATGCGGAGCAATGGAAGAGGAAGGAGATATTCCGAAAGGGTATTTTGATATTGTATATTCTATTTATGCATTAGGTTGGACTTCGAATTTAAGAAAAACGTTGGAACTGATTTATTCATATGTAAAGCCAGGAGGAAGTTTTATTTTTAGCTGGGAGCATCCCGTATATTCAAACTTACAGTATGGTACAGAAGAACTCCTTTTAAAGTCCTCTTATCATGAAGAAACTCCTATTACGTTTGAAACATTTAAAGGGGAGGATGTACAAGCGACATTGTATAAACGAAAAATGAGTACATACATAAATGAGTTAAATAGAGTTGGTTTTACAATTGAGAGGATTGAAGAGCCTGAACCGTCTCGTATATTTGATGAAGAAACAGCTGAGCCGTCTACGAAATATTATTCTTTATATAAAGCTAGAATGGTGCCAACTACTTTTATTATTAAGGCGAGGAAGTAA
- a CDS encoding tetratricopeptide repeat protein codes for MNINEKAIEMFEQNKYEEAMELFQRAVHKSRGVQSLNNLAWMYFYEEEDDDKALELIREVVKLNPSSYFPYNILGDVYIKQKKWEEAKEVLQKSISIQPSDEAFHNVAVAHYNLGEFEKASEFFLRVAGDSDYIMYSYVKCLIDLGRTTEAKEKLDAFNRKADDFLGEVSVADLYVELNCYNEAIEWFEKGYKEVWKSPNWIGRFVYALYKANNFTRINEVIRESIEAKTAEIEDVQNEEVEENWTEKDKNELIEEYTEENNCYKTMIARIKSGYVPGLEFETYHLGGCYLFGCKRHNHLEYEK; via the coding sequence TTGAACATTAACGAGAAGGCAATTGAAATGTTTGAACAAAATAAATACGAGGAAGCAATGGAACTGTTTCAACGAGCAGTACATAAATCTAGAGGTGTACAATCTCTCAATAATCTTGCTTGGATGTACTTTTATGAGGAAGAGGATGATGATAAAGCTCTTGAATTAATAAGAGAAGTTGTTAAGTTGAATCCTTCCTCATACTTTCCTTATAACATCTTAGGGGACGTTTACATAAAACAAAAAAAGTGGGAAGAAGCGAAAGAAGTATTACAAAAGTCTATTTCGATTCAACCATCGGATGAAGCATTTCACAATGTAGCTGTAGCACATTATAACCTTGGAGAGTTTGAAAAAGCTTCGGAATTTTTCTTGCGAGTTGCAGGGGATTCGGACTATATAATGTATAGCTATGTAAAATGTTTAATTGATTTAGGGAGAACGACAGAAGCGAAAGAGAAGTTAGATGCTTTTAACAGGAAAGCTGATGATTTTTTAGGAGAAGTTAGTGTAGCAGATTTATATGTTGAGTTGAATTGCTATAACGAAGCAATTGAATGGTTCGAAAAGGGATACAAAGAAGTTTGGAAAAGTCCCAATTGGATTGGAAGATTTGTGTATGCTCTATATAAAGCTAATAATTTCACGCGTATAAATGAAGTGATACGGGAATCTATCGAAGCGAAAACAGCAGAAATAGAAGATGTTCAAAATGAAGAAGTAGAAGAAAACTGGACAGAAAAAGATAAGAATGAGCTAATTGAGGAATATACAGAAGAGAATAATTGTTATAAAACAATGATAGCACGTATCAAATCTGGATATGTTCCAGGGTTAGAATTTGAAACTTATCATTTAGGGGGTTGCTATTTATTTGGTTGTAAAAGACATAATCATCTTGAATATGAAAAATAA
- a CDS encoding GNAT family N-acetyltransferase: MIQKLITTSHNTAASILNIQIPAYEIEAKYINSTAIPRLYDTVADIQSCDEIFYGYFYEDTLAGFISFKMDEEEVDIHRLVVSPDHFHKGIATKLLLYVFDMFSPSKTYIVQTGKANTPAIALYKKHGFIEVKDIILPDGVVLTSLKKSENNK; encoded by the coding sequence ATGATTCAAAAATTAATAACAACTTCTCACAACACCGCTGCTTCTATTTTAAACATTCAAATACCCGCTTATGAAATCGAGGCGAAATATATAAATAGTACCGCTATCCCTCGTCTTTATGATACTGTAGCCGATATTCAATCATGTGATGAAATTTTTTACGGCTATTTTTATGAAGATACACTTGCCGGGTTTATTTCATTTAAAATGGATGAAGAGGAAGTTGATATTCATCGTTTAGTAGTATCCCCTGATCATTTTCATAAAGGAATTGCAACAAAACTACTACTATATGTATTTGACATGTTCTCCCCTTCCAAAACATATATTGTACAAACAGGGAAAGCAAATACCCCTGCTATTGCATTATATAAAAAACACGGATTTATTGAAGTAAAGGATATCATATTACCCGATGGTGTGGTTTTAACCTCCCTTAAGAAATCAGAAAACAATAAATAG
- a CDS encoding tryptophan--tRNA ligase — MRGSFYFEKGGVRMSEKIMLTGIKPTGYPHLGNYIGAIKPALQMSKKNEGKALYFIADYHALNAVHDPNQFSSYTKEVAATWLSLGLGEDVIFYRQTEVPEILELAWMLACLTPKGLMNRAHAYKAKVEQNKEAGLEVDAGVNMGLYTYPILMAADILLFQATHVPVGKDQIQHIEIARDIATYFNHTFGATFTLPEYVVQEEGAILPGLDGRKMSKSYGNVIPLFTEQEKLRKLIFKIKTDSSLPNEPKELETLFMIYKEFATEAEIQSMREKYETGIGWGDVKKELFRVVDRELAGPREKYAMYMNEPNLLYEALEKGAERARAIAKVNLAEIKKRIGFERGR, encoded by the coding sequence ATGAGGGGCTCTTTTTATTTTGAGAAAGGAGGAGTTAGGATGAGTGAAAAAATAATGTTAACAGGAATTAAGCCGACGGGTTATCCGCATTTAGGAAATTATATTGGTGCGATTAAACCAGCATTGCAAATGTCAAAGAAGAATGAAGGAAAAGCATTGTATTTTATAGCGGATTATCATGCGTTAAATGCTGTGCATGATCCGAATCAGTTCAGTAGTTATACGAAAGAGGTAGCTGCTACTTGGTTATCGCTTGGACTTGGAGAAGATGTTATTTTTTACCGACAAACAGAAGTGCCAGAGATTCTAGAATTAGCTTGGATGTTAGCTTGCCTAACTCCGAAAGGACTTATGAACCGTGCCCATGCGTATAAAGCGAAGGTGGAGCAAAATAAAGAAGCGGGTTTAGAGGTCGATGCTGGAGTGAATATGGGATTATATACGTATCCGATTTTAATGGCAGCTGACATATTACTATTTCAAGCTACGCATGTGCCAGTTGGGAAAGATCAAATTCAGCATATTGAAATCGCGCGTGATATTGCGACGTATTTTAACCATACGTTCGGCGCGACATTTACGCTTCCAGAGTATGTAGTGCAAGAAGAGGGTGCCATTTTACCTGGTCTTGATGGAAGAAAGATGAGTAAAAGTTATGGAAATGTGATCCCATTATTTACAGAACAAGAAAAACTACGAAAGTTAATATTTAAAATCAAAACCGATTCTTCACTTCCAAATGAACCGAAAGAATTAGAAACATTATTTATGATATATAAAGAATTTGCGACGGAAGCTGAAATACAGTCGATGCGTGAAAAGTATGAAACTGGCATTGGATGGGGTGACGTGAAGAAAGAGTTGTTTCGCGTTGTAGACCGCGAATTAGCTGGACCTCGTGAGAAATACGCAATGTATATGAATGAGCCGAATTTATTATATGAAGCGTTGGAAAAAGGTGCTGAGAGGGCACGGGCTATTGCGAAGGTGAATTTAGCGGAAATAAAAAAACGGATTGGATTTGAGAGGGGACGCTGA